The following nucleotide sequence is from Tenrec ecaudatus isolate mTenEca1 chromosome X, mTenEca1.hap1, whole genome shotgun sequence.
GCAGTTTACATTATGCTAGTGCCTAAAAGATCAAAAAGTGCTGAACACCACATAGGTGGGTTCCCATCTTTGTTCCATCCTAACATGCCTCTCTCAGAGAATTCAATTCCAAATGCAAATGGAGAAGAAACGAGGCAGGAGTTTTATGTACATTAAAATCACCTCTCATTTAGAGatagcattgtcattttccaagtGTTTTAAGCAATTGAAACTTTCTTCTCTCACTTCCAATACTGTCTAAACTTCAAAATCTATTCAATGACAGAAAACACTTTAATTATTGAATATATTTGTTTCTCCAATTGTCTCTTTTTTCAAAAAACATCAATTGGTTCCTCATAACCAGCGGAATAAAGTTCAAGGCCTAAGCCCCACTCTCCCTGTGCACACTAACCTTAATCAAATCATCGGAAATCTCACACACACTGTATTCACTGCCTCCTGGGAGTCAAGCTCCATGTTAACTGCAAGCCTTTGTTACCGCTCCCTTCTAAAATGCCTTCCCCTTTCTTCTCGGCCTATAGTAATACCAGCTGGCATTTAGGGCAGGGGCTCTTCACCTTTATCTGTTTTCCATCTAATAACCTGGTGAGGACCAGATGAAAGCTCTAAGTCTAtttcacacagaaacacacatatgAAACTCTGCATATACTCTCAGAGACTTCGCAGGTCCCTTTTGAAGCCACGACCCTGTTTAAAACGTCCATATGAGAACCTAGTTGAAGACACACTGACTGCAGAGGCCTGGAACACAGGCCAACTTCTCTAAAACTGTAAACtctgagagcaagagagagattgAGAATGAGAACGAGAATGGGAATGAAATTGAGATTCATTGCCCTCAGATCAGAGATGGTGGGAAAATGGGAAATGACTCCCAGGGCAAAGAAGAGTGTAAGCTGAGCCTTGAAGGGCAGATAGGATTTATACGTGTAGAGCTGTCGAAGGCATTTAGAAGGAAGGTAATATAAGCGCGAAGAAGTGTCTTGAGTGTACACATCAACTCAATTGATCTATGCCTTCTCTCGTTAAAGTGAGCACACACAGCACTTACCATGCTGCAGTATCTGTTGCTACATCAGTTGCTGTATCTATTCCTCTCACTAGCACGTGTGTTCTCAGCACCTAGCACAGTACCACATTCAAAAACTGCATGACAATGTCTGTGGAATTAATGTACGCTGAAAGAAGATAGAGGAGGTTGGATCACAGAGAGGTTGTGATCACACAATTGTAAAAGATGTGTTTCAAAACCTTCCAAATTGTTTAAGAACTTTAGAATTCATATATAACTAGGATGTGAAAAACAGACATCATCCTAGTCTTTTCACTTTAACATTCCCCCTTAGGTCTGTCAATATGGTTATCCCAGGTTGTATCATTACTTGGATTTTATAAAATTGCTCTGCTTTGAAATAGTGTCTAATCTACACTTTCCGCAAATTCGTATTGCTCTCCTCTTAATTCATTTTAATTAACATACCTAAAAGAATAATGCTTAAATGTTTGAAAATATAgtcatacacatatatgtatgataTGCTTAGAAGAATTAATAAAGTACACAGAGAacaatttattaaatatttggctagggtgttttgtttttttctttcagtctcCCATTCTGATGGAAAGTAATCTATGGTAAATGAGATGCTATGCCTCGATTAGATTCATCAGTATTTCAGAATACTGATGAACCTCTGGCCTTCATGCACATGAAAAATAAAGTATCAAACTGTTTTGCTAAGAGtaattgaaggaaaaagtccatccactgtttaaaaaaaattcttccatGCACAACAAGGAAAGGAAAACCAAATAGCCCAGATAACCAATCTCCTCCATGTTGCTCTCAACACACCCCAGCAGATCACTTACCGTCGGGATAGCAGTGTTGCAACTGACTCTTCTAAGCCGTCTCTGCATCAGGTCATGCTCCATGTTGTTAACTTCAGCCTTCAAGCGCTCTAGCTCCTCTTTCTCGAGTTTCAACTGCTTTGCTAACCTCTCCATCCTTGCTCGCTGATGTAACAGCAAGGCTACAGCGTTACAGATAAAGTCATTACAGAGAATAACATTGGACAGGTGAGCTAGAATTTTCGAATGCATAAACTACTCATAAGGAATCCCATCATCCAAATTTGGTCAGCATTTACTCTTATATTTTTCTAATGCTATTCCATACCTCAATATTGGCTCTGACTCTTATAACTGCTACCAGAATGACATTATTCATACGTCTTTCATGGTCTGTAATCCTTAGCTGCCCTAGGATTTAACTCTACTTCTGTGTATCTTAAGCAGGCTCAAGACAAGGCACTTTGAATTATAATCCTTATTATTTCAACTTCTTACCTATTGAAAGAATACTAAATTCTCCAATATATTAAAATGATCTGAAGACTTTATAAATTACTCTTCTATATATTTAGTTAGGCCTACTATTAACTGATCCAACAGCATTCGTCCTCATTAACACCACTTCttataaacatatatttatagatatccTTATGCccttcaggtcctcaatttttaaaaatacaaaatttttcaccttgatgagCTTGAATCCATTCTATGAATCTATTTTCCTACTCTGTCGTTTATTTTttacaatatatattttattcgTCTCTCATTAATATTCTTCCAGTAAAAAAGAAGCAAGTACCTCTTATCAGGCCATTTTTCTATCTACAATTTCCTATTTTAGAACAAAGTCTATATAATACTCTGAAGCATGAAGTTTATTCTTAATAGCAACCCAACTTCTGACATTTTGAAATTAGTGAACATCCTATGAAAACGAAACTGCCAACCTATTTTGTTTTGACTAGGCAagtaccaccccacccccaaagactaCATTGCATAAAAGGCTAACATTTACCTTGTGTGTAGGCATAGTCATCTGATCCAGAACTAGAGCTTCTTTGATATTTAtggcttcccttttctccccctgagcctGGCATCACTGATATTGGCTGAATTGGTTCTGGTGCTGCAGAGCGCTCTTCTTGGTCCACTAAGTTTAAAAGATTTTCAGTCGTTGCTCGGCCTACAGTAATTTTAAACACTGTAGTTGGATTGGGTATCACCCGAGACGGCGATGGAGCACACGAAGGTCCAGTTGGCTGTGTGTATGTAATATACACAGGATTAACACTATATGGAGGCTTGGGCTGGCTAGAAATCCCTCGTGAAGGAGAACTGGACGGCGGCGTGGTAGCGGTATAAAGGGAGTGCTGGTTCCGAGGAGATGGTTGGTTACTAATGGGTGAAGGACTCCTGTTAAGTGCTGTTCCAGGTCTCTGAGAAGGCTCAACTGTAATTTCTATTTTCTTCATGGAACCTTTGGGTAAGCTAGATGCTGAGTAAGGGAGATAGGCTACTGAATggcttccctgtttctgatagctaGGAGGTCCTTGTTGATATGGATGGGGTGGAGTAGTTGAAGGACTAGGTGGCATGAAGACATGGGAACTTGGGTGGCCCAACTGAGTCGGTTGTACTTGATGCTGTGGAGAGCTGAAGGGTGAGGGACATTGAGAAGGTGGTGGTGAATGGTAAGTAGGTTgagggatttgttgttgtttgggagaATACTGAGAAGGTTGATAGTTCTGTTGATGTGGATACACAGGTAAAGGTCGTTGACTGTAATGAGACACTGGGGCCTGTGGTGAAGACTGCCATGGCGTACTCTGAGGAGTTTGTCTTCCTGATGAAGTCTGAGATGTCTGTCTAATATAAATAGAACCAGGAGACCCATAGAGATTGCTTGGAATTTGTGGAAGAATTTGTAAAGCTCGTGGTACAGTCTGTCCAGAGGGGAGGTTTTGGGATACTGTAACAGTAATTGGGTTTGTACTATACCGAGGTAAGTGCATGTATgaaggtggcggcggcggcggtgaaGGCCCTTGCATAGCAGATGGATTCATTCCTGTTTGAATGGAAGATGGTTGCTGAGGTTGTGAAGGAGTAGCTGCACTTCTGTTCTGTTCATTCATAAAAAATGGATTGTAGTTGGGAGTAGCAGCCACGACGGCTGGAGCAGAGTGCGGTTCCTGAACTAAACATATCAGCGGTTTACCTGCTGCGTGCTGTGGATCGATATGTCCATCACTTGAGCTATGCACCAGTGTTCGACCACCATTAAGTTGAACTCCATCTCCTGGGTGGTAGCTACTAGAAGAATGGATACCCAGGTTAATATGTAAAAGGCGATTTCTATTCATCCTGTTGTCATCTGGACTGTGGTATTCCATATACAAGTATTTGCTACTCTCCTGGGAAAGTGCTCGGCAACAGGCTTCAAGATTGTTGTTATTCTGGGGAAGAAAAATGGTAAAAATGAAATAACCCAACAGTAGAAATCGGGCTTTGCCAGGTCACTacagaaatacaaatggcataaaGTGCAAAATTGTATCTGACCCACCAAAAGGTCGTCACTACTGAAAAGGTTATCACAAATGATTCTtggtattttataaacatttaactGACAGTACTAGTACTACCACTACTGCTGCAGAAAGGTAAAGTACTTATTCATGAACACTGTGACTCAACCTCAAGTTTCTGACTCAAAATACAGAAGTAATTTTATACTTGCTGCATCTCAACAAATTAACACGTTGGACTATTCTTGGATTCACCACAATTGCTTCAATATGCAGGTAATATTTCAAATGAAAACCATGAAAATAACCATGCTTTAGAAGGCACTGAAATGAAAGTAGAACTTACAATGAATTTCAAGAGTCGAAACAGTCAATGTTCTAAAGCAACCTtcacttttattttaattaaatgtatccTTATATATTTCAATTGTTTGAATTATGAAGATTTAAAGTACagtaaaaaacaaaggaaaaaacaaaccctACATTCTGAACTATTGCCCCATAACTTAAATAAAGTTAAGGTACAAAAACCTGGTCTCTATCAACTTACGAGATTAATTCATGCCTCCACAATTGCAAACGTCTTTGCCTGCTGAAAGGTGGTTTGGAATACTCCCCAaatcacattttttttttaagcaaaagggaagaaatttgttggagcccatatgggaaaccctggggggggggcagcataccctactgtgtaggcatgccagcaaagagtcataccattcactgtacccccccatgtcccagagggactccccttgagccaagccccaaagccccaggactggctgggggtggggacccaaaatcACATTTAATGACTtcaaattttacacacacacacacacacacacaagttaatAGAAAATTGACATTTTAGAAGTTCTAAGAGACAGAACTCAAAGCAAATAGCAAAGGGCtccctcattttaaaaatctaagtTTTCCATTAAAATACAGAATTCAGAGTGATTTATTAGCCTCAAACATGCATCACTCATTGCCTTTGAAATAATCGCTTTTACAAAAAGAATTCTCATTTTTGTCAATATTCCATAAATAATTTACAGATTTTTCCTTATACTAAATTTTTGGTACTTTAATTCAAACACATGCTGAAGTGCTTTTTGAGCTATAGGGAAAAATGTGTGTTGAATTTAAGAAGGAAATAATCACAACACAAAGAATTGGCTTTTTCTTATCCTACTTGAAAATCATGCTGTAAAAGGGAGAGATGCTAGATATTACAAAGCAAATTTGCAGCCAAAGAATTCAAATTGATTGCCAACtggaaaatgtttaaaagaaaaatatgtgaaaagtgaaaacaaaatatCTCCTTCACGTTTTTTCTGAACCTATGAATCAGCTAAGAACCAAAACTAGTGTTCCATTTGAAACCTGAAACAATCATGCACACTTTACTATTTGAGGTTTTTAATTAATAATCGAGGAATGATAGTCCAGGGAGAAGTCTTTAAGCttatataataaaattcaaactaccaaatttcaaataatttaatGCAAAAGAAGACACTTCTTAGAAAGTAGGCGGTAGTTTCCACAGCCACATACGCTATTAACCCCAAAGGGGGGGAAATGGGAAAGGCTTGGGACAATGTGTTGTGGATAATAAGTTATTATAAGGTATTTAATACATTGAAAGTAAAGTTCGA
It contains:
- the TAB3 gene encoding TGF-beta-activated kinase 1 and MAP3K7-binding protein 3, which translates into the protein MAQSSPQLDIQVLHDLRQRFPEIPENVVSRCMLQNNNNLEACCRALSQESSKYLYMEYHSPDDNRMNRNRLLHINLGIHSSSSYHPGDGVQLNGGRTLVHSSSDGHIDPQHAAGKPLICLVQEPHSAPAVVAATPNYNPFFMNEQNRSAATPSQPQQPSSIQTGMNPSAMQGPSPPPPPPSYMHLPRYSTNPITVTVSQNLPSGQTVPRALQILPQIPSNLYGSPGSIYIRQTSQTSSGRQTPQSTPWQSSPQAPVSHYSQRPLPVYPHQQNYQPSQYSPKQQQIPQPTYHSPPPSQCPSPFSSPQHQVQPTQLGHPSSHVFMPPSPSTTPPHPYQQGPPSYQKQGSHSVAYLPYSASSLPKGSMKKIEITVEPSQRPGTALNRSPSPISNQPSPRNQHSLYTATTPPSSSPSRGISSQPKPPYSVNPVYITYTQPTGPSCAPSPSRVIPNPTTVFKITVGRATTENLLNLVDQEERSAAPEPIQPISVMPGSGGEKGSHKYQRSSSSGSDDYAYTQALLLHQRARMERLAKQLKLEKEELERLKAEVNNMEHDLMQRRLRRVSCNTAIPTPEEMTRLRSMNRQLQINVDCTLKEVDLLQSRGNFDPKAMNNFYDNIEPGPVVPPKPSKKDSSDPCTIERKARRISVTSKVQADVHDTQAAAVDEHPSGSKLSPRIQARDEDFEGAPWNCDSCTFLNHPALNRCEQCEMPRYA